From one Eptesicus fuscus isolate TK198812 chromosome 21, DD_ASM_mEF_20220401, whole genome shotgun sequence genomic stretch:
- the PIH1D1 gene encoding PIH1 domain-containing protein 1 isoform X2 has translation MADLKLLVPELNEAEEMGAETARFQELLLQASKELQQAQTSRPESTQIQPQPGFCVKTNSSEGKVFINICHSPSIPPPADMTEDQLLQMLEEDQAGFRIPMSLGEPHAELDAKGQGCTAYDVAVNSDFYRRMQNSDFLRELVITIAREGLEDKYSLQLNPEWRLLRNRPFMGSISQQNIRSRQRPPIQELGNVFTADALRPEGSPEKPHLNLWLEAPDLLLAEIDLPKLDGALGLSLEIGENRLVMGGPQQLYHLDAYIPLRINSDESKAAFHRKRRLMVAMPLLSAPS, from the exons ATGGCGGACTTGAAgctgctggtgccggagctgAACGAGGCGGAGGAAATGGGCGCTGAGACGGCACGTTtccaggagctgctgctgcag GCCTCCAAGGAGCTCCAGCAGGCCCAGACAAGCAGACCAGAATCAACACAGATCCAACCCCAACCAG GCTTCTGCGTAAAGACCAACTCATCGGAAGGGAAGGTTTTCATCAACATCTGtcactctccctccatccctcctccggCTGACATGACCGAGGATCAGCTGCTTCAAATGCTGGAGGAGGACCAAGCCGGGTTTCGCATCCCCATGAGTCTGGGAGAGCCTCATGCCGAACTCGATGCAA AAGGCCAGGGTTGTACCGCCTACGACGTGGCTGTCAACAGCGACTTCTACCGGAGGATGCAG AACAGCGATTTCCTGCGAGAGCTGGTGATCACCATCGCCAGGGAGGGCCTGGAGGACAAATACAGCCTGCAGCTGAATCCAG AGTGGCGCCTGTTGAGGAACCGGCCTTTTATGGGCTCCATCTCCCAGCAAAATATCCGCTCCCGCCAGCGTCCTCCGATCCAGGAGCTGGGGAACGTGTTTACCGCTGACGCCTTGAGACCCGAGGGAAG CCCTGAGAAGCCGCACCTGAACCTCTGGCTGGAAGCCCCCGACCTCCTTTTGGCGGAAATTGACCTCCCCAAACTG GATGGAGCTCTAGGGCTGTCGCTGGAGATCGGGGAGAACCGCCTGGTGATGGGGGGCCCCCAGCAGCTGTACCATCTGGATGCCTACATCCCCCTGCGGATCAACTCTGATGAGAGCAAGGCGGCCTTCCACCGGAAGAGAAGG CTAATGGTGGCGATGCCCCTTCTGTCCGCGCCTTCTTGA
- the PIH1D1 gene encoding PIH1 domain-containing protein 1 isoform X1, producing the protein MADLKLLVPELNEAEEMGAETARFQELLLQASKELQQAQTSRPESTQIQPQPGFCVKTNSSEGKVFINICHSPSIPPPADMTEDQLLQMLEEDQAGFRIPMSLGEPHAELDAKGQGCTAYDVAVNSDFYRRMQNSDFLRELVITIAREGLEDKYSLQLNPEWRLLRNRPFMGSISQQNIRSRQRPPIQELGNVFTADALRPEGSPEKPHLNLWLEAPDLLLAEIDLPKLDGALGLSLEIGENRLVMGGPQQLYHLDAYIPLRINSDESKAAFHRKRRQLMVAMPLLSAPS; encoded by the exons ATGGCGGACTTGAAgctgctggtgccggagctgAACGAGGCGGAGGAAATGGGCGCTGAGACGGCACGTTtccaggagctgctgctgcag GCCTCCAAGGAGCTCCAGCAGGCCCAGACAAGCAGACCAGAATCAACACAGATCCAACCCCAACCAG GCTTCTGCGTAAAGACCAACTCATCGGAAGGGAAGGTTTTCATCAACATCTGtcactctccctccatccctcctccggCTGACATGACCGAGGATCAGCTGCTTCAAATGCTGGAGGAGGACCAAGCCGGGTTTCGCATCCCCATGAGTCTGGGAGAGCCTCATGCCGAACTCGATGCAA AAGGCCAGGGTTGTACCGCCTACGACGTGGCTGTCAACAGCGACTTCTACCGGAGGATGCAG AACAGCGATTTCCTGCGAGAGCTGGTGATCACCATCGCCAGGGAGGGCCTGGAGGACAAATACAGCCTGCAGCTGAATCCAG AGTGGCGCCTGTTGAGGAACCGGCCTTTTATGGGCTCCATCTCCCAGCAAAATATCCGCTCCCGCCAGCGTCCTCCGATCCAGGAGCTGGGGAACGTGTTTACCGCTGACGCCTTGAGACCCGAGGGAAG CCCTGAGAAGCCGCACCTGAACCTCTGGCTGGAAGCCCCCGACCTCCTTTTGGCGGAAATTGACCTCCCCAAACTG GATGGAGCTCTAGGGCTGTCGCTGGAGATCGGGGAGAACCGCCTGGTGATGGGGGGCCCCCAGCAGCTGTACCATCTGGATGCCTACATCCCCCTGCGGATCAACTCTGATGAGAGCAAGGCGGCCTTCCACCGGAAGAGAAGG CAGCTAATGGTGGCGATGCCCCTTCTGTCCGCGCCTTCTTGA